The following coding sequences lie in one Mycobacterium gordonae genomic window:
- a CDS encoding SDR family oxidoreductase yields the protein MQLSFQDRTYLVTGGGSGIGKAVASGLVDGGASVMIVGRNADRLAAAIAEIEGLQLSGSVRYEPADVTDEDEVARVVDAATAWHGRLHGVVHSAGGSLTVGPITHTDSEAWRRTVDLNVNGTMYVLKHAAREMVRGGGGSFVAISSIAASNTHRWFGPYGVTKSAIDHMMQLAADELGASWVRANSIRPGLIRTDLVDASVIQSPEISGDYARCTPLPRVGEVEDVANLAMFLLSDAASFITGQCINVDGGHMLRRGPDYSSMMEQMFGADALRGVV from the coding sequence GTGCAGCTTTCATTTCAGGACCGGACGTACCTGGTCACCGGGGGCGGCAGCGGTATCGGCAAGGCCGTGGCAAGCGGGCTGGTCGACGGCGGGGCGTCCGTGATGATCGTGGGCCGCAACGCCGACCGGCTGGCTGCGGCGATCGCCGAGATCGAAGGTCTGCAACTGTCCGGTTCCGTTCGCTACGAACCGGCCGACGTGACCGACGAAGACGAGGTCGCCCGCGTGGTGGACGCCGCAACGGCCTGGCACGGGCGGCTGCACGGGGTCGTGCACAGTGCCGGTGGCTCCCTGACGGTCGGGCCGATCACCCACACCGACTCGGAGGCATGGCGGCGCACCGTCGACCTGAACGTCAACGGCACCATGTACGTGCTCAAGCACGCCGCGCGGGAAATGGTGCGTGGCGGCGGCGGGTCCTTCGTTGCGATCTCGTCGATCGCCGCCAGCAATACCCACCGTTGGTTCGGACCGTACGGGGTCACCAAGTCGGCGATCGACCACATGATGCAGCTGGCCGCCGATGAGCTCGGGGCGTCCTGGGTGCGGGCCAACAGCATCCGTCCCGGGCTGATCCGCACCGACCTGGTGGATGCCAGCGTCATCCAGTCGCCGGAGATCAGCGGGGACTACGCGCGCTGCACGCCGCTGCCCCGGGTGGGCGAGGTCGAAGACGTCGCGAATCTGGCCATGTTCCTGCTCAGCGACGCGGCGAGTTTCATCACCGGCCAGTGCATCAACGTCGACGGCGGCCACATGCTGCGGCGCGGCCCGGACTACTCGTCGATGATGGAGCAGATGTTCGGCGCCGACGCGCTGCGCGGTGTGGTGTAG
- a CDS encoding enoyl-CoA hydratase encodes MVVYETLDEGRIARIWLNRPDAHNAQNRTLLVQLDAAFARAEADDTVRVVILAARGRNFSAGHDLGSEEAVLERAPGPHQHPTFRSHGATLEPIVEKLYHQEWHFFFENTRRWRDLRKITIAQVQGNAISAGLMLIWACDLIVAADNAKFSDVVAVRLGMPGVEYYAHPWEFGARKAKELLLTGDSLDADEAYRLGMVSKVFPLDELEQKTLEFARRIAERPTMASLLVKASVNAAADAMGFTEALRHAFHVHELGHAHWAAHNENRFPVGLPPDVEDWRTARPTKVARRDTP; translated from the coding sequence ATGGTGGTCTACGAAACTCTCGACGAGGGACGCATCGCGCGGATCTGGCTGAACCGGCCAGACGCCCACAATGCGCAGAACCGCACTCTGCTGGTGCAGCTCGACGCGGCGTTCGCCCGCGCGGAGGCTGACGACACGGTGCGCGTAGTCATACTGGCGGCGCGTGGGCGCAACTTTTCCGCCGGCCACGACCTCGGATCTGAGGAAGCGGTGCTGGAGCGCGCGCCCGGGCCGCACCAGCATCCGACCTTCCGCTCGCACGGCGCCACCCTGGAGCCGATCGTCGAAAAGCTCTACCACCAGGAGTGGCACTTCTTCTTCGAGAACACCCGGCGCTGGCGTGATCTGCGCAAGATCACCATTGCCCAGGTGCAGGGCAACGCCATCTCGGCTGGTCTGATGCTGATCTGGGCGTGCGATCTGATCGTGGCCGCCGATAACGCCAAATTCAGCGACGTCGTCGCGGTCCGGTTGGGCATGCCAGGCGTCGAATATTATGCGCACCCCTGGGAATTCGGTGCCCGCAAGGCCAAAGAGCTGCTGCTGACCGGTGATTCGCTGGACGCCGACGAGGCCTACCGACTGGGCATGGTGTCCAAGGTTTTCCCGCTCGACGAACTCGAGCAGAAGACACTCGAATTCGCTCGCCGCATCGCCGAACGCCCCACCATGGCTTCGCTTCTGGTGAAGGCCTCGGTCAACGCTGCCGCCGACGCCATGGGCTTCACCGAGGCGCTGCGGCATGCGTTCCATGTCCACGAACTCGGACACGCCCACTGGGCGGCCCACAACGAAAACAGATTCCCCGTCGGCCTACCGCCCGACGTCGAGGACTGGCGCACCGCCCGGCCCACTAAGGTTGCCCGCCGCGATACGCCGTAG
- a CDS encoding TetR/AcrR family transcriptional regulator: MAAEARSDSHASRRESILGAAYALFARYGVRAIDLDDVATAVDLSRAELGRHFPDTQALTSAVLRRRDQLWTCSQLEFKSRLRGDTAQGQILAIFDVLHDWIIDFDGCGGGSPLNVLIEMGHEQHVDEISMNCLYSICEMVRERALQAGLTDVSSFVGSVNILLIGAVIAGSEGDLCAARRARGMAHALMVRHLTSTGG; the protein is encoded by the coding sequence ATGGCTGCGGAAGCACGCTCCGATTCCCACGCGAGCCGGCGTGAAAGCATTCTGGGCGCCGCTTATGCGCTGTTTGCCCGATACGGCGTCCGCGCGATCGACCTCGACGACGTCGCCACTGCGGTCGACCTGAGCCGGGCAGAGCTCGGGCGGCATTTCCCGGATACGCAGGCATTGACCTCGGCCGTGCTGCGGCGCCGCGACCAGCTGTGGACGTGTTCTCAGCTGGAATTCAAATCACGGCTGCGAGGAGATACGGCGCAGGGTCAGATTTTGGCGATTTTCGACGTGCTGCACGACTGGATCATCGACTTCGACGGGTGCGGGGGTGGGTCACCGTTGAACGTGTTGATTGAAATGGGCCATGAACAGCACGTCGATGAGATCAGCATGAACTGCCTGTACAGCATCTGTGAAATGGTTCGCGAGCGTGCTTTGCAGGCCGGGCTGACGGACGTGAGTTCGTTCGTCGGTTCGGTGAACATACTACTCATCGGCGCTGTGATCGCCGGGTCGGAAGGTGACCTTTGCGCTGCTCGGCGAGCTCGGGGTATGGCGCACGCGCTGATGGTTCGGCATCTGACCTCGACCGGCGGGTGA